The Pseudosulfitobacter pseudonitzschiae genome includes a region encoding these proteins:
- a CDS encoding TIGR01244 family sulfur transferase, with the protein MDIRQITPDYFVSPQIDPADLPAIAEAGFTCVICNRPDGEIPPSHHADVMAQAAKESGLEFKILPLTHQTMTPDNVAAQMGFVADAPGKVLAYCASGTRCTVIWALGQAGTQSVDDILETARKGGYDLEGLRPTLSAMAGA; encoded by the coding sequence ATGGATATTCGTCAAATCACCCCCGACTACTTCGTGTCGCCCCAGATTGATCCGGCAGACCTGCCCGCAATCGCCGAGGCCGGTTTCACCTGCGTGATCTGCAACCGGCCCGACGGGGAAATCCCACCCAGCCATCACGCCGACGTGATGGCCCAAGCGGCCAAAGAGTCGGGGCTGGAGTTCAAGATTCTGCCGCTGACGCACCAGACCATGACGCCCGACAACGTCGCCGCGCAAATGGGTTTTGTCGCCGATGCACCGGGCAAGGTTCTGGCCTATTGCGCGTCCGGCACCCGCTGCACAGTGATCTGGGCGCTGGGTCAGGCCGGAACACAAAGCGTGGATGACATCCTCGAGACGGCCCGCAAGGGTGGCTATGATCTGGAAGGGCTGCGGCCCACCTTGTCGGCGATGGCTGGAGCCTGA
- a CDS encoding cell envelope integrity protein TolA, protein MRLIEAAVFLSVAASAHVGLWAVVPAPHGASSAGDQGTEAATVAPASAAMAALAQAWETPPETVTDIAMPRVETPVETAPPRPTAEAPTMTAALPNAPQFDMTAPVLPAKPDPTPPVRPQTEVAQPTQPEVADQDAPHRQTDTRPAPAAPQQLAAVTPPPTLPQMDQTTPDSTSKRPVLRPRELAPAAKAKPAPKPKPKTTASVPQAKSTAKGTAHASATAGTGGAAQTQSVSAARANALQAQWGAAIQSKVRRNATSPHGAGAGRTKLALSIAPSGVLQSVRVVASSGNATLDQAALSAVKRARRFARAPKGLTKPAYTFTIALDFNG, encoded by the coding sequence ATGCGCCTGATCGAAGCCGCCGTGTTCCTGTCTGTGGCCGCCAGCGCGCATGTGGGCCTTTGGGCTGTTGTGCCTGCGCCCCATGGCGCGTCATCCGCAGGGGATCAAGGCACTGAAGCGGCAACGGTGGCACCGGCATCGGCCGCGATGGCGGCACTGGCGCAGGCGTGGGAAACACCGCCCGAGACTGTCACCGACATTGCCATGCCCCGAGTGGAAACTCCTGTCGAAACCGCCCCGCCCCGCCCGACGGCAGAGGCACCGACCATGACCGCGGCCCTGCCGAACGCCCCGCAGTTCGACATGACTGCGCCCGTCTTGCCCGCAAAACCGGACCCGACGCCACCCGTCCGGCCCCAAACCGAAGTGGCGCAACCAACGCAGCCCGAAGTCGCAGACCAAGACGCACCACACCGGCAAACAGACACGCGCCCCGCGCCAGCAGCGCCGCAGCAACTGGCTGCTGTCACCCCGCCGCCCACCCTGCCGCAGATGGACCAGACCACACCTGACAGCACATCGAAACGCCCCGTGCTGCGCCCGCGTGAACTGGCCCCGGCTGCCAAAGCAAAGCCTGCGCCAAAACCAAAGCCCAAAACCACTGCCTCGGTGCCGCAGGCCAAATCCACCGCCAAAGGCACCGCACACGCATCCGCCACCGCAGGCACCGGCGGCGCTGCGCAGACGCAAAGCGTGTCAGCCGCCCGCGCCAACGCATTGCAGGCCCAATGGGGCGCCGCGATCCAGTCCAAAGTGCGCCGCAACGCCACGTCTCCGCACGGCGCAGGCGCGGGGCGCACCAAACTGGCCCTGTCCATCGCCCCGTCTGGCGTGTTGCAATCGGTGCGCGTGGTGGCATCTTCGGGCAATGCCACACTTGATCAGGCCGCATTGTCAGCCGTCAAACGCGCCCGCCGCTTTGCCCGCGCGCCAAAGGGGCTGACCAAACCGGCCTACACCTTTACCATCGCGCTGGATTTCAACGGCTGA
- a CDS encoding DUF6691 family protein, with translation MRLLIAIIAGGLFGIGLHLSGMTDTNRVQGFLDIFGAWDPTLAFVMGGAIFPMAIAWRLTIGRTPVAGSQFPPRPNPAITRRLVIGSVLFGIGWGLVGLCPGPAMASLGYGGVPGVVFFVAMLVGMASAPRVSLMLDTRAASA, from the coding sequence ATGCGGTTGCTGATCGCGATCATCGCGGGTGGTCTGTTTGGAATTGGCCTGCATCTGTCGGGCATGACCGACACCAACCGTGTTCAGGGGTTTCTGGACATCTTCGGCGCGTGGGATCCGACGCTGGCCTTTGTCATGGGCGGCGCCATTTTCCCGATGGCCATCGCTTGGCGGCTGACGATCGGGCGCACACCGGTGGCGGGCAGCCAGTTTCCACCGCGCCCCAATCCCGCGATCACCCGCAGGCTGGTCATCGGATCGGTGCTGTTCGGTATCGGCTGGGGACTGGTCGGCCTGTGTCCGGGCCCCGCGATGGCATCGCTTGGCTATGGCGGTGTGCCGGGCGTAGTGTTTTTTGTGGCGATGCTTGTCGGCATGGCCAGTGCACCGCGCGTCAGCCTAATGCTGGACACGCGCGCGGCGTCGGCCTAA
- a CDS encoding sensor histidine kinase translates to MASLNLLVGVCLVYVAFLFAVAFAAERAAVRGRSGWLRTPLVYTLSLSIYCTAWTFYGAVGYAARSGMEYVTIYLGPSLVMIGWWWVLRKLVRIGRSQRVTSVADLISARYGKSNTLAIVVTIMAVVGVTPYIALQLQSVTLALSTFSGPPDVNGNSGLNTLSAGFWVAAGLAVFTVLFGTRNLNANERHDGVVIAIAVEAVVKLVALMAVGIFVVWGVAGGIGPMMARIDASALGTWELDRSRWAALTVLSAAAFLCLPRMFQVLVVENDDERHVQIASWAFPVYLMLMSLFVVPIAVVGLNLLPAGSNPDLFVVSVPLAQGQTGLAVLSFLGGFSSATSMVIVATLALSTMVSNHVVMPIYLSLKPGGASMSGDVRSVILLARRLSILLIIALGYLYYVLSGGSGALAAIGLISFAGVAQFLPAMLGGIFWRGATRVGALSGLCLGFAIWVYASLLPSFGQDAVLPASFFEVGPWGIGWLRPYAFFGIEGMDPTVHAVFWSLLLNTGCFVVASLVSFPKPLERLQGAQFVNVFDHSGQARGWHASVAASEDLMIMAQRILGATEAQALFRAAALAQGMTGHLPEPNPAFLERLERELSASVGTATAHAMVSQMVGAASVSVEDLLAVADESAQMLEYSSQLEAKSNELSRTAGQLREANEKLTQLSVQKDAFLGQISHELRTPMTSIRAFSEILRDADGLSVAEKTKYASIIHVEAIRLTRLLDDLLDLSVLENGQVSLNTATGRLDAVLDHAVITAQASGDGQLRIFRHPAAADTSLTTDLDRLGQVFINLITNAQKYCRADAPLLEISVRADADALAVEFRDNGTPIPDSARTLIFEKFARVAEGDGSGAGLGLAICREIMARLGGDISHVPQASGNLFVVQMPRNAALAAQ, encoded by the coding sequence ATGGCGTCGCTTAACCTGCTGGTCGGCGTCTGTCTGGTCTATGTGGCATTTCTGTTCGCCGTGGCCTTTGCTGCCGAACGTGCCGCCGTGCGCGGGCGCAGCGGCTGGTTGCGCACGCCGCTGGTCTATACGCTGTCGCTGTCGATCTATTGCACGGCATGGACGTTCTACGGCGCGGTCGGCTATGCGGCACGTTCGGGGATGGAATACGTCACCATCTATCTTGGCCCGTCTCTGGTGATGATCGGCTGGTGGTGGGTGCTGCGCAAACTGGTGCGCATCGGACGCAGCCAGCGGGTCACTTCGGTGGCTGATCTGATCTCGGCCAGATATGGCAAGTCGAACACACTGGCGATCGTGGTGACGATCATGGCGGTGGTCGGGGTAACGCCCTATATTGCGCTTCAATTGCAATCGGTCACGCTGGCCTTGTCGACCTTTTCCGGGCCGCCGGATGTGAACGGAAATTCGGGGCTGAACACGCTGTCTGCAGGGTTCTGGGTGGCCGCAGGTCTGGCCGTTTTCACCGTCCTGTTCGGCACCCGCAATCTGAACGCCAATGAACGCCACGATGGTGTGGTCATCGCCATCGCCGTCGAGGCGGTGGTAAAACTGGTGGCGTTGATGGCCGTGGGAATCTTTGTGGTGTGGGGCGTCGCGGGTGGTATTGGCCCGATGATGGCCCGCATCGACGCCAGCGCGCTTGGCACATGGGAACTGGACCGCAGCCGCTGGGCCGCGCTGACCGTGCTGTCGGCGGCGGCGTTCCTGTGCCTGCCGCGCATGTTTCAGGTGCTGGTGGTCGAAAACGACGACGAACGCCATGTGCAGATCGCAAGCTGGGCCTTTCCCGTCTACCTGATGCTGATGAGCCTGTTTGTGGTGCCCATTGCCGTGGTCGGGTTGAACCTGTTGCCTGCGGGATCAAACCCCGACCTGTTCGTGGTCAGCGTGCCGCTGGCCCAAGGCCAGACCGGTCTTGCGGTGTTGTCCTTCCTCGGCGGGTTTTCCTCGGCCACGTCGATGGTGATCGTGGCGACACTGGCGCTGTCGACGATGGTGTCGAACCATGTGGTCATGCCGATCTATCTCAGTCTGAAACCGGGCGGGGCCAGCATGTCGGGTGATGTGCGCAGCGTGATCTTGCTGGCGCGGCGGTTATCGATCCTGCTGATCATTGCGCTGGGCTATCTCTATTATGTGCTGTCGGGCGGCAGTGGCGCGCTGGCGGCCATCGGGTTGATCTCCTTTGCTGGCGTGGCGCAGTTCCTGCCCGCGATGCTGGGCGGCATCTTCTGGCGCGGGGCCACGCGGGTGGGCGCGCTGTCTGGGTTGTGTCTGGGGTTTGCCATCTGGGTCTATGCCTCGCTGCTGCCCAGCTTTGGTCAGGACGCGGTGCTGCCTGCGTCGTTCTTCGAGGTCGGACCCTGGGGCATCGGTTGGCTGCGGCCCTATGCGTTCTTCGGGATCGAAGGCATGGACCCGACCGTTCATGCGGTGTTCTGGTCGCTGCTGTTGAACACAGGCTGCTTTGTTGTCGCCTCGTTGGTGAGCTTCCCGAAGCCGCTGGAGCGGCTGCAGGGTGCGCAATTTGTCAACGTGTTCGACCATTCGGGGCAGGCGCGCGGCTGGCACGCGTCCGTGGCCGCCTCGGAAGACCTGATGATCATGGCGCAGCGTATTCTGGGTGCAACCGAGGCGCAGGCGCTGTTTCGCGCCGCCGCGCTTGCGCAGGGGATGACCGGCCACCTGCCTGAACCGAACCCTGCGTTTCTGGAACGTCTCGAACGTGAACTTTCCGCTTCGGTTGGCACTGCGACGGCCCATGCGATGGTCAGCCAGATGGTTGGTGCGGCTTCGGTTTCGGTCGAGGATCTGTTGGCGGTGGCCGACGAATCGGCCCAGATGCTGGAGTATTCCAGCCAGCTTGAAGCCAAATCAAACGAGTTGAGCCGCACCGCCGGCCAGCTGCGCGAAGCCAATGAAAAGCTGACGCAACTTTCTGTGCAAAAAGATGCCTTTCTGGGTCAGATCAGCCACGAATTGCGTACACCAATGACTTCGATCCGTGCGTTTTCGGAAATTTTGCGCGATGCCGACGGGCTGAGTGTGGCGGAAAAGACCAAATACGCCTCGATCATTCACGTCGAGGCGATCCGTCTGACCCGTCTGCTGGATGATCTGCTGGACCTCAGCGTGCTGGAAAATGGTCAGGTTAGCCTGAACACCGCGACGGGGCGGCTGGATGCAGTGCTGGACCATGCGGTGATCACGGCGCAAGCCAGCGGCGACGGGCAGTTGCGGATTTTCCGCCATCCGGCTGCGGCAGACACGTCGCTGACCACAGATTTGGACCGCTTGGGGCAGGTGTTCATCAACCTGATCACCAACGCCCAGAAATATTGCCGCGCCGACGCGCCGCTGCTCGAGATTTCGGTGCGGGCCGATGCAGACGCGCTGGCGGTTGAATTCCGCGATAACGGCACGCCCATTCCCGATTCAGCCCGCACGCTGATCTTTGAAAAATTCGCCCGCGTGGCCGAAGGAGACGGGTCCGGCGCGGGGCTGGGGCTGGCCATCTGCCGCGAGATCATGGCGCGTCTGGGTGGCGATATTTCCCATGTGCCACAAGCCTCTGGCAACCTTTTTGTGGTGCAGATGCCGCGCAACGCGGCGCTGGCAGCGCAATAG
- a CDS encoding FliM/FliN family flagellar motor switch protein — MSASDPNLSVLHRKTVAGQQQHQARSVTVAKAMRLSVAKVALDVFDMAMQAIGLVVEERSQEDCVEMMADDALLVLLDGPQGRVGAAMIDAGLVGGLIQQQTMGRVTPEPGSARPMTDTDAAMCAPMLDALFAKAAQAVEDEGDKLLLRGFTFGARADEPRLVAMALEERDYRVIRLTLDMAKGARQGDLVLFVPSVPVPDPDGDGLDEAEHTGAADSGPRNLTDVVMHLEAELMVQLCHVRMNLSDLTRLSAGDTLLLPPGTFPKTRIIAQSGKCLGTGTLGQVDGQRALKIDREPSHAKQPQRRESDQPDVEMPQVAPIDMGLSGDPDSPASIPPELPMAALPDFDDLQLPELDDLPDLNSLPDLDKLPDLAALPDLKSA, encoded by the coding sequence ATGAGCGCAAGTGATCCAAATTTATCCGTGTTGCACCGCAAGACGGTGGCGGGGCAGCAGCAACATCAGGCGCGGTCTGTCACCGTCGCCAAGGCGATGCGTCTGTCCGTGGCCAAGGTGGCGCTGGATGTCTTTGACATGGCGATGCAGGCGATTGGTCTGGTGGTCGAAGAACGCAGCCAAGAGGACTGCGTCGAGATGATGGCCGACGATGCGCTTTTGGTTCTGCTGGACGGGCCGCAAGGGCGCGTCGGCGCTGCGATGATTGATGCGGGACTGGTGGGCGGGCTGATCCAGCAACAGACTATGGGTCGTGTAACGCCCGAACCGGGCAGTGCCCGCCCGATGACCGACACCGACGCCGCCATGTGCGCGCCGATGCTGGACGCGCTGTTCGCCAAAGCCGCCCAAGCGGTCGAGGATGAGGGTGACAAGCTGCTGTTGCGCGGCTTTACCTTTGGTGCGCGCGCGGACGAGCCCCGCCTTGTCGCGATGGCGCTGGAAGAGCGGGATTACCGCGTGATCCGTCTGACACTGGATATGGCCAAGGGCGCGCGGCAGGGCGATCTGGTGCTGTTTGTTCCGTCGGTGCCGGTGCCCGATCCAGATGGTGACGGTCTGGACGAGGCCGAACATACCGGTGCTGCCGACAGCGGGCCACGCAATCTGACCGATGTCGTGATGCATCTTGAGGCGGAATTGATGGTGCAACTGTGCCATGTGCGTATGAACCTGTCCGATCTGACGCGGCTTTCGGCCGGCGATACGCTGTTGCTGCCGCCGGGCACGTTCCCGAAAACCCGCATCATTGCACAATCCGGAAAATGTCTGGGTACGGGGACTTTGGGGCAGGTCGACGGGCAGCGTGCGCTCAAGATCGACCGCGAACCGTCCCATGCCAAACAACCGCAGCGCCGAGAGTCGGACCAACCTGATGTCGAGATGCCCCAAGTGGCGCCGATTGACATGGGGCTGTCCGGAGATCCGGATTCGCCCGCCTCCATACCGCCTGAACTGCCGATGGCGGCACTTCCCGATTTTGATGACCTGCAATTGCCGGAACTGGACGACTTGCCCGATCTGAACAGCTTGCCGGACCTTGATAAGTTGCCCGATCTGGCGGCCCTGCCGGATTTGAAATCGGCCTAG
- a CDS encoding YeeE/YedE family protein: MEVSWLWGLFGGLIIGTAASILLLGNGRIMGASGILGGLLDGTAGRGWIEAVVFVAALIATPALLHYLGTGTVRTNATASPVLLIAGGLAVGLGTRLANGCTSGHGVCGISRLSVRGIVATLFYIGAGVATVACLRLLAGGL, encoded by the coding sequence ATGGAAGTCTCTTGGCTTTGGGGCCTGTTCGGCGGGCTGATCATCGGCACGGCCGCGTCTATCCTGTTGTTGGGCAACGGGCGGATCATGGGCGCCTCGGGTATTCTGGGCGGATTGCTGGATGGCACCGCAGGACGTGGCTGGATCGAAGCCGTCGTCTTTGTCGCGGCCCTGATCGCAACGCCTGCACTGCTGCACTATCTGGGCACCGGCACCGTCAGGACCAATGCCACCGCATCGCCTGTGCTGCTGATCGCGGGCGGTCTGGCCGTGGGTCTGGGCACGCGACTGGCCAATGGCTGCACGTCGGGGCACGGGGTCTGCGGTATCTCGCGGCTGAGTGTGCGGGGCATCGTTGCCACGCTGTTCTATATCGGTGCGGGTGTGGCCACAGTGGCCTGTCTGCGCCTACTGGCCGGAGGGTTGTGA
- a CDS encoding ExbD/TolR family protein, giving the protein MDFSPATPPRHTAENIVPMINVVFLLLIFFLMSAQIAPPDPIEVTVPDSTADAAPMDPNALYVGADGTLAYSGVTGDAALAALSGHDGVLSLRADATLPAAKLTALLPRLAAAGVAGVELITGAN; this is encoded by the coding sequence ATGGATTTCTCGCCCGCAACGCCCCCCAGACACACCGCCGAAAACATCGTGCCGATGATCAACGTGGTTTTCCTGCTGCTGATCTTTTTCCTGATGAGCGCCCAGATCGCCCCGCCCGATCCCATCGAGGTGACCGTGCCCGACAGTACCGCAGACGCGGCGCCAATGGACCCGAACGCACTTTATGTCGGGGCGGATGGCACGCTGGCCTATAGCGGCGTGACCGGCGATGCGGCACTGGCAGCGCTGTCCGGTCATGATGGCGTTTTGTCCCTGCGCGCCGATGCCACCCTGCCTGCCGCCAAGCTGACCGCACTGTTGCCACGTCTGGCGGCGGCAGGCGTTGCGGGTGTCGAACTGATTACGGGGGCAAACTGA